TATTCTTTTTCAGCTCAGCTGGATAGGGCAGGCTGTACTTGCTCTGGAGGGCAGCGTAGCGGCCATCTCGATCGTAGAGAATCTTGCTGTGAACCAGATTGTACCACATACAGGTGGTGTAAGAATTCTGGGCTTGGTGCTCTAAGACGACGGTCTGCAGGTCTTGGTCAAAGTCGTCCAGCGAGCGGTAAATCAGCTCAATCTCGATACCATTATTGAGGACGCAGTCGTCCTCTAGTTCCCAAAATTGATTGCCAATTTCCATATAGGAGCAGTACTTGCTGAGGATTTCTTGGCGGATGGCTGGCGCGAGAGGAGCGCTCAGGTAGACATAGACATCATAGTCTGAGTCTTGGTCAAAATGTTGCCCGGCCCGTGAGCCTCCTAGAGCCAGAGCTTCTACTTGCTCCAGTTGGGCTAATTCTTTAAAGAGATTTTGTGGCATAATCTTGTCCTTCTTATTTTTTTTGACATCATTCTAGCAAAAAGTGAAAAGGTTTGCAAGGGGGTAAATGGGATCTTTTCTTTCTTTTTCTTCAAAAACTTGCTATATTAGAAATGACTAAGTAGAAGGAGTTTTGGCTATGTGTGTAGAGTGTTATATTGACCAGAGCAGGGTGACACCCTTGCTTCATCCCTTGGACTGTCTGAGAGAGCATAGGCAGTATATCTGTGGGCATTGTGGACGTTGTATCTGCATTGAGCAGACAAAAAATGGTCTGCAACGCTGGAATTTCCCTTTCAAATCTTTAGAGATTGCCAAGTATTATTTGCGGGTAGCGGATGTGACCATGCAGGCGCCCTGCGGTATTTATCAAATCCAGTCAGACAAGGGACGAGTGTCTTACAAGATTTTTGCCAATCTGACTGATTTAGAAGCCTATCTGAAGAAGAATCCCGATAAAAGCTGTGCCAGCCGTCAGCCTAGCTTTATCATGCCTTCTTATCAGGAATTTCCTGAGAGTCAGGTAAGGAAGCTAAGCGCCCAAGAAGTAGACACATATATGGCAGAGAGATGAGAATTTTCTGCTTAGAACAAATGAAATACGTTAAAAATATAGAGGAGAAGCAATGATGATTGAAATTCGCAAGGAATATCCTTCAGAATACCATGAGGTTGAAAATCTAGTTAGAGAGGCCTTTTGGAATGTCTATCGGCCGGGTTGTGCGGAACATCTGATTTTGCACCAATTTCGTCAGCATCCAAACTATTTAGAAAACCTATCCAAAGTTATTTTGGTAGATGGTCAACTTGCAGGGCAGATTATGTTTAGCAAAGCCCAGCTTCGCCATGAGCAGACTGGACAGGTCAAGGAAATTGCTACCTTTGGTCCTTTTGCTATCCTACCAGTTTTTCAAAAGCAAGGTTTTGGAGAAAAATTAGCTCAGGCAGCTATCCGTCAGGCGAGGGAGGAAGGTTTTTCCCATATCGTTCTCTTCGGCAATCCAGCCTACTATCCCAAATACGGTTTTGTGACGGCTAGTGATTATGGTATTTATCTGGACGGTCAGGACAAGGAGGAGATTTTGGATTTTGTCATGGCGCTGGACCTCCAGAGGGACGGCAGTGTGACTCGGGAAAATGGACCTTGGCTCTATCGAGATCCAGAAGGTTATGAAGTAGATGAAGCGGAGCTGGAAGTGTTTGACCGCAAATTCCCACCCAAGAAGAAGGAAAAACTGCCGGGACAGCTGGGCTAGGAAATCCAATCTTGGATTTCGCTCGTTTTAGCCTCTGCCCGATTTTCATGCTGATTTAGCAAGGTTAGGATGTACCAGCCTCCTATTCTTCCTTCATCTGTTCAAAGACATAGAGAAAAAATTCTTTCGAAACTTCAAAATGTCCATAACGTAGTTGAGAAGCATACTGGCGCCATTCGGGATGTGGCCGTACCTGCTCGATTGGGCAGTCTTTGACAGGTTGGTAGTAGCTGACATCTCGCCGAAATGGGACAAAGCCTTCGAACATCTCTACTTGGTAGGCAGTGTCATCTAGAATCTTACCAACTGCTGTAAAGGCCTGCAATTTTTCCTGACCATTCAGCTGATACTTGGGGCTGTAGTACAGAAGGTAGTCCCCCTTTTCCATTCGGTTCAATGGTGCTTTTTTTCCATGACAGACTTGGCAAAATCCACCTTCTACACCTCTTAGTACATGTTCTTTTGAT
This genomic window from Streptococcus cristatus AS 1.3089 contains:
- a CDS encoding GNAT family N-acetyltransferase codes for the protein MMIEIRKEYPSEYHEVENLVREAFWNVYRPGCAEHLILHQFRQHPNYLENLSKVILVDGQLAGQIMFSKAQLRHEQTGQVKEIATFGPFAILPVFQKQGFGEKLAQAAIRQAREEGFSHIVLFGNPAYYPKYGFVTASDYGIYLDGQDKEEILDFVMALDLQRDGSVTRENGPWLYRDPEGYEVDEAELEVFDRKFPPKKKEKLPGQLG
- a CDS encoding EVE domain-containing protein, which encodes MTRFWIGVVSKEHVLRGVEGGFCQVCHGKKAPLNRMEKGDYLLYYSPKYQLNGQEKLQAFTAVGKILDDTAYQVEMFEGFVPFRRDVSYYQPVKDCPIEQVRPHPEWRQYASQLRYGHFEVSKEFFLYVFEQMKEE